In the Silene latifolia isolate original U9 population chromosome 1, ASM4854445v1, whole genome shotgun sequence genome, CAACCACAAAACGCCACGTGGCAATTAATCTACTGACGTGTCCCATCCTTATAAAAGCCAACTTAAACCCGCAAACTATTTTCACCTCTTTCCCGCCTCTCTGtaatttctctctctctctcttgaaGTCTACTGGAACAGCCGGTTAAGGCGGCGGATCTTCGTAAAATTAACCGGTCATTTTAACCGGGAAATGGGTGTGCCGAACGACAAGGATGACGCCGTTTTGATTGAGAAAGGGAAAACACAAGGTGAACCTTGGGTAATTACTGTTAATTGTCCTGATAAATCTGGTCTTGGTGCTGATATTTGTCGTACTATCCTTGAATTTGGCCTCTATATTTCCAAAGGAGGTAATTCACTTTTTACTGCTGCTATTATCTTTTCACCGATTCTTGTTTAAGAAGGTTTTACCGATTAAAGTAGAGGTGAAGTTCAGACGGTCTTAAGCACGACCTATTGATTTGTTTTGTATTTTATGCATAATATTTATGTTGTTTTACGTAACTGAGATGATTGACTATAAGCTTAGTCTccgttcttttggactgaaactttatGAATTGAATGAGGTTTAGAAATGAAGAGTGGaagtaaaataaaatgaaatgaagtTCGAAAGAACGAGGCCTTATAACTTCTGAATTAGTTGAAGGTAGAAATGTAGAATATTTTCGCATTtggaggtgtgcgttcacccatggacgtttttaaatgatgattcatgtcagccgacctcaaatcattttgggattaaggctctgatgttgttgttgttagaaatGTAGTATATGACGTTTGCTTTGAAAGTCATATAAGCTAGGCTGTTAGAGGGGCAGCTAACACTAGGTATGATCAATGAGTAGCTTTGTAACTAATTAAAGGATTAATTTTTAAGTATTCCGACTTTTACGAGTATTAAATATATATGTGAGGTGTATTTTAATCACTCGTGAAATTCAATTCAATGGAAGGAGTACAACTTTACGAGTATTAAGTATTATGCTTTTTAAGCTAATTAGATGAATATTAAACAGTACAGCTTGCTTAATAGATTTAGGCTGGTCACTGGTGGCTTATGAAGAAAAGCTATGTATTGCTTAAGCTCGTGACATATAGTAATAGGATTAGTTGTACCTATGAAATTGATGTACTGATAGCAATAGCGAATCCTGAAAAATTTCTTTGTGGGTCCTTATTAATATTTAAAATCTATACACacataaaaaaattataaatttattttattagccTGAAAATTAGACAAAATACGCAGAAAAAATTTTGTTTCCGGTGTCCGCGCACCTCGGAATGTTGTTAGTAGATCCGCCGCTGACTGATAGTATGGTTCCGGGTCTCGGGATCATGAGGTGAAAGAATCCTTGTTTCAAGTCAGTAATCAGTCTATTTTATTCTTAGTCAATCAGATTTTTATTTGCTTGTCGTGTAAAAGTACTGTGTCTTagataattttaatgaaaagtcATGTAAGTCTTGTTATTATGATATGTGAATCATTTATTAGGTTTCTATTGTGTGCATTTGATCGTACGAGGTAATTGAGAAAATATCTGATGTGTACAACTGCTTGTGTCACAGATGTGTCGACTGATGGGAAATGGTGTTACATAGTCCTCTGGGTGGTTCCTCATTCCAGTACTCGCACAGTTTTATGGGTGAATCTTAAAGAAAGACTTCTTTTGTTTTGTCCGTCATGTTCATTGTCATATTACTACGCTCCACCAGCACCCCGCAAGACCTCTCCTCTCTATTTGTTGAGGTTTTGTTGCCTTGATAGACGCGGATTATTGCATGGTAATTATCAACATCACGATCATTGTTTTGTTCTATGATTGCACATGTTGTGAATAGTAATGTAGTTCTTTTCTGTTTTGTTTAGATGTTACCCAGGTATTCTCTGAGCTCGAGCTTACGATTGAGAGAGTAAAAGTGACGACAACTCCAGATGGCAGGGTCATggatcttttcttcattacaGATAACCTGTGAGTATTTTTCCCTTTATATTTAAGATCAAATGATCTTTGATGACTCATAACTCGTCCCATGAAACATTTTATGATTTTGCCGCTGGGATTTTGGGAATTAAATGATCTTGCATTTAGCTTCCTCATATTGCTTTATTTTGTTGAGTGTAATATACGGAGTAGTATGTTTACTTGTTGACATAAAGTAAAGAAAGTAATCGATTTCCTTATAACTAACTTAAACGAATATATACTCTTCTTTTTGTGAGGGTGTACAAATCAAGGTTAATGCAAAACATTTAGATGCTAAGATTTCAGATTTCAGTATTTGACTTATTTTCCTTTCTCTTCCCTGTCTTGTGGAGACAATTAGTTTGTTCTTTTCTATCTGCTTTAGTTCAAAATTGATTTTCCTAGCACAAGATATGGATAATATATGAAACTTACTGCATGCATGGAAGAAGTAGATTACTTGCTTGTCTAGAAGGTAGGAGCCTCGTGATCGAGGTTCCTCTTTGAGGGATAGCTCTGAATAGTTTTTCCATGACATGTCAGGATTCTTCTTcacaccaagcaaagacaagaaGAAACTTATGAACAACTGCGTAGTGTTTTAGGCGAATCTTGTATTAGCTGTGAACTTCAATTGGCAGATTCAAATTATGAAACTCGTCAGGGAACCTCATATATATCTCCAGCTGTCGCTGAAGAATTGTTTGCCTCTGAATACTCAAAGGATGTGTGTCATATGCAAAAGTTGAGTCCAGAGTTAACAAAACTGAAAAACGCTGTTGTCAATGTAGATAACTCTCTGAGTCCAAGTCACACCCTGCTTCAGATTCATGGCCTCGATCACAAAGGTCTTTTTTACGATATCATGAGAACCGTGAATGATCAAGATGTTAAGGTATTTACTTATATTGTTTGCTCGTGTGATTTGTGTTGATTCTTTAAGCATGTCATAGTGTATATAAGTATATTGGATTAACTTCAGTACCATGCTAGTAATTGCAAAGTCGATTCTCAGCTGAGATGTTTGAAAGTTGAAAGCGATCAAGGCTCACCTGTAGGCTGCTCCTTCCTTGTATAGTTGTCTTACTAAATATAATGCCCCCTTTGTTGAGCCTTGAAATATTTTGCGTTTTATCAATCAGTATAATGACTTATTTTGCGTTTTATCAATCAGATTTGATTTTCTAGCAGACAACATGCTATAAATGCTGCGGGATTTTTCTCATTCGAGCATTTTTGTTGACTAGAAAATTAGGATCGTTTTTATGTCACTAAGTTCCTATTACAAAAATCATTTCTAGCTACATGCATCAATTCGTCGACTTTACTAGTGATAAGCTTAGTAAGTATTTTACAGGAGCTTTGTGGCTTGTGCAAAGCCTTTTCTTGATTTCTGAGAGTGTGGAGTATTGGTAGTGGACAGTATGATCAATGATGGACCTTCTATTCAAACTCGAAATAGTTTTGCCTTTTAGATTAATGCTATCCTTCTCTCAGATTAAGATCTTTGGTCAGCCTTTGACTAACTAACAAGCTGTGTGTATTGTCTGAGCCTTAAGCTAAATCACTAACACCAGCACCAACATTAAATAGTCATTGACAATTAAGATTTTGTGTAACTGAAAAGCTGTGTGTTCTGTTTGAGCCTTAAGTTAAAACATCAGCACTACTTTAGCTAGTCATCCGACCCATGTAACCATTGTTTGTGAACCTAGTTTGGCATGTGGATCACATAATACAAGATCACATATGGTTGAGAATTTTAACATATCCCG is a window encoding:
- the LOC141617254 gene encoding ACT domain-containing protein ACR9-like, encoding MGVPNDKDDAVLIEKGKTQGEPWVITVNCPDKSGLGADICRTILEFGLYISKGDVSTDGKWCYIVLWVVPHSSTRTVLWVNLKERLLLFCPSCSLSYYYAPPAPRKTSPLYLLRFCCLDRRGLLHDVTQVFSELELTIERVKVTTTPDGRVMDLFFITDNLILLHTKQRQEETYEQLRSVLGESCISCELQLADSNYETRQGTSYISPAVAEELFASEYSKDVCHMQKLSPELTKLKNAVVNVDNSLSPSHTLLQIHGLDHKGLFYDIMRTVNDQDVKILHGRFSVVAKGHRDIDLFIQQKDGKKILDPEKEHLMCSSLKTEMLHPLRVLIANRGPDTELLVANPVELSGRGRPRVFYDCTVALKQLGICVFSAEIGRFSASDREWEVYRFLLDENCEYQLLKPEARNQIVDRVRRVLMGW